One Vallitalea pronyensis genomic region harbors:
- a CDS encoding DUF6064 family protein, protein MLSFEKWWGVIRDYNHTIFPLQFFIMFIGIVIIFYFAYGQKEKANVLIKGYLGICHLWIGIFFFIVLGKDFPSPLKYIQGALFISIGILLFIDLITKKTVFSFPKKRARKISFISLLIVVQLYPIVGLILGRTVDTCIYPGTLPCATTALALVFFSAALPKANKWIYGLLLIWAIPFAPLIQIPKYHVYEDSIMFIIGVYALIFLIVSSIKFGKRRHGARQRNS, encoded by the coding sequence ATGTTGAGTTTTGAAAAATGGTGGGGTGTTATAAGGGATTATAATCATACGATATTTCCATTACAATTTTTTATCATGTTCATAGGCATTGTCATTATTTTTTATTTTGCATATGGACAGAAAGAAAAAGCCAACGTGCTCATTAAAGGGTACTTAGGCATATGTCATTTATGGATAGGGATATTTTTCTTTATTGTTTTAGGCAAAGATTTTCCATCGCCACTAAAGTACATTCAAGGGGCTTTATTTATAAGTATTGGCATCCTGTTGTTCATTGACCTCATAACTAAAAAGACTGTTTTTAGTTTCCCTAAAAAGAGAGCAAGAAAAATAAGCTTTATAAGTTTATTGATTGTGGTCCAGCTATACCCCATCGTTGGCTTAATCCTGGGACGTACTGTGGATACATGTATCTATCCTGGAACACTGCCATGTGCAACGACGGCACTTGCATTGGTATTTTTTTCAGCAGCATTACCAAAAGCTAACAAGTGGATATATGGGTTATTGTTAATTTGGGCTATACCCTTTGCACCACTTATACAGATCCCTAAGTACCATGTTTATGAAGATAGTATTATGTTCATTATTGGCGTGTACGCCCTCATTTTTTTAATCGTATCCAGCATAAAATTTGGGAAAAGACGTCATGGAGCTAGACAAAGAAATAGCTGA
- a CDS encoding methyltransferase family protein, translated as MHLLPEHTLGLLNIWLYPLLYGMITMLVMVNISHAQKKKILTFPKAKKTKRGPQLSSIGFMFGKGLILYSVLVPIRSFNVYFYMGTVIYVLGLVLSVYAMWYFSKSDLSQPVTGGIYRLSRHPMQVMSFIMWFGIAIVSQTFFMVILVVLYGVLSYPSLKAQENYCMKAYGASYNDYMKKTPRYLFF; from the coding sequence ATGCATTTACTGCCAGAACATACATTGGGATTGTTGAATATATGGTTGTATCCATTGCTATACGGCATGATCACCATGCTTGTTATGGTTAACATTTCACATGCTCAAAAGAAAAAAATACTTACTTTTCCCAAGGCAAAAAAAACGAAACGTGGACCGCAATTGAGCTCAATAGGTTTTATGTTTGGTAAGGGGTTAATCCTTTACTCCGTACTCGTACCCATTAGGTCATTTAACGTCTATTTTTACATGGGAACCGTTATTTATGTGTTAGGGTTAGTCTTATCGGTTTATGCCATGTGGTATTTCTCTAAATCTGATTTATCACAACCTGTTACAGGTGGGATATACCGTCTATCAAGGCATCCCATGCAAGTGATGAGTTTTATCATGTGGTTTGGTATAGCCATTGTTTCTCAAACTTTCTTTATGGTTATTCTTGTGGTTTTATATGGTGTACTCTCTTATCCTTCGCTAAAAGCACAGGAAAACTACTGTATGAAGGCATATGGCGCTTCATACAATGACTATATGAAGAAAACACCACGGTATTTATTCTTTTAA